The genomic stretch GAAATCGTCGAGAACTGTGATCTTGGAAAAGAATACAAAGTCGCCAGTGTGTGCGTGCGACCAAGCGACATGCGACTGGTCGCCAAGGAACTCGCGGGCTCCGGCGTACTCCCCTCGATGGTTGTCGGCTTTCCTCACGGCGACAGCAAACCGGAAGTGAAAGCGTTGGAAGCAAAACTGGGGATCGAAGACGGCGCCAAAGAACTCGACATGGTGATGAATGTCGGCAAGTTCCTCTCCGGCGACGAAGAGTGGGTCCGCCGTGATATTGAAGCCGTGGTCGCGGAAGCGAAGAAAGCCGGCGATGTTGAGGTCAAGGTGATCTTGGAAACTTGCTATCTGAGTCCCGAGCAGATCGCCCGAGCCTGCGAAATCTCGCGTGAGGCAGGTGCCGACTACGTCAAAACATCAACCGGTTTTGGTGACGGACCGGCCACTCCTGAAGCCATCGATGTGATGATCAAAACGGTCGGCGACACGATGGGCGTGAAGGCTTCAGCCGGAATACGAGACTACGAAACCGCTCGTGGCTACCTTGAACAAGGCTGCAAACGTCTCGGCACCGGCGGCGGCACAAAGCCTCTGCTTGATCAGGCCCCAAAAGCGTAACGCAACGATCATCGCTTCAACACACCGAAAGACTCCTATGAAAGCGATCGTTTATCACGGCCCTGAAGACATCAGGGTCGAAGAGCTATCGAAACCCTCTTGCGGCAATGATGAATTGCTGGTGAAGGTTGATGCCTGCGCCGTATGTGGAACCGACTTGAAGACGTTCAAACACGGCAACCCGCGGATCAAACCTCCGATGACCATGGGGCACGAACTGACGGGTCTGGTCGAGGAGGTCGGCGCCGCTGCGGCTGGTGGATTCGCGGTTGCCGACCGTATTGTGATGGCAACCAGTATTTCTTGTGGCGACTGCAATTATTGCAAGCGAGGCTGGCCGAACCTTTGCGCAAACCTCGCTCCGATGGGTTTCTCCTACCCGGGCGGCATGGCCGAATACGTGATCATCCCAGGACGTGCCTTGCAAAATGGACACGTCGTCAAGACACCGTCGATGGAGGCCGATCACGCGGCGCTCGCTGAACCGGTTAGCTGCGGCGTGAACTCACTTAGCCAAACCGACCTCCAAAAGGGCGACACGGTTTTAGTCCTGGGTGCGGGGCCTTTAGGGATCATTAACGCATGCGTCGCGCGCAGCCTGGGCGCGGAGAAGATCATCCTTTCGGAAATCAGCGACGCCCGTCTCACGCAAGCAAAGCAGTTCGGATTTGATGTCCTGATCAATCCTAGCAAGGAAGATTTGTCAGAGTGCGTCAAAACGCATACCGATGGCCTGGGAGCCGATGTCGCAATCGTCGCAGCGCCGGCAGCAAAACCGCAAGAAGACGCCATGCACTTAGTTCGAAAACGGGGCTCCGTCGTGCTGTTCGCTTCGCTGCCTGCATCGGCAGCAACGATCCAATTGGATAGCCGAGCCATTCACTATGGGGAGCTGAAAGTGGTCGGCACGAGCGACTCCGCTCCCTGGCATGTGGAAAAAGCAGTCGAGTTGTTGGAAAGCGGACAAGTCCCGGCTGATAAACTGGTATCCCATCGTTTGCCCTTGGATGAAATCCATCAGGCATTTGAGTTGATGGCTTCGGGCGAAGCACTACGAGTGGTCGTGAAGCCCTAGGGGCATTGCCAATACACACTCACTACGTATTTTCCAAAGAGACGTTAATGAACACCCAACGACACACATTCTTGACGAGCATTCTGGGACTGTTACTGTTCGGCATGGCTTGTTCGGCAACGGCGCAAACGATCACGATTCCAGCGAGACGGCTTTCCGATCATTCAGACATCGTCGTGCCCATCGAGGAAAGATGGGATGGACTGGTCGTCTGCCATGGGAAGAATGGCATGCTTC from Novipirellula artificiosorum encodes the following:
- a CDS encoding alcohol dehydrogenase catalytic domain-containing protein; this translates as MKAIVYHGPEDIRVEELSKPSCGNDELLVKVDACAVCGTDLKTFKHGNPRIKPPMTMGHELTGLVEEVGAAAAGGFAVADRIVMATSISCGDCNYCKRGWPNLCANLAPMGFSYPGGMAEYVIIPGRALQNGHVVKTPSMEADHAALAEPVSCGVNSLSQTDLQKGDTVLVLGAGPLGIINACVARSLGAEKIILSEISDARLTQAKQFGFDVLINPSKEDLSECVKTHTDGLGADVAIVAAPAAKPQEDAMHLVRKRGSVVLFASLPASAATIQLDSRAIHYGELKVVGTSDSAPWHVEKAVELLESGQVPADKLVSHRLPLDEIHQAFELMASGEALRVVVKP
- the deoC gene encoding deoxyribose-phosphate aldolase produces the protein MTTWTRDKVAATIDHAALKANITDQEIVENCDLGKEYKVASVCVRPSDMRLVAKELAGSGVLPSMVVGFPHGDSKPEVKALEAKLGIEDGAKELDMVMNVGKFLSGDEEWVRRDIEAVVAEAKKAGDVEVKVILETCYLSPEQIARACEISREAGADYVKTSTGFGDGPATPEAIDVMIKTVGDTMGVKASAGIRDYETARGYLEQGCKRLGTGGGTKPLLDQAPKA